One genomic segment of Hymenobacter psoromatis includes these proteins:
- a CDS encoding putative quinol monooxygenase produces MLIRLVRLTLHPERVSDFLALFRASESHIRQQPGCRHLELWRDADQPHIYCTYSYWDDDTALDAYRRSALFGEVWPATKRLLAAPAQAFSSQRAG; encoded by the coding sequence GTGCTCATCCGCCTGGTTCGTCTTACTCTTCACCCCGAGCGGGTTAGTGATTTTCTGGCGTTGTTTCGGGCTTCCGAAAGCCACATCCGGCAACAGCCTGGCTGCCGCCATCTGGAGCTGTGGCGGGATGCCGACCAGCCCCACATCTACTGCACCTACAGCTACTGGGACGATGACACGGCGCTCGACGCTTACCGCCGCTCGGCGCTCTTCGGGGAAGTATGGCCGGCTACCAAACGGCTGCTGGCCGCGCCGGCCCAAGCTTTTTCGAGCCAGCGCGCGGGGTAA
- a CDS encoding GNAT family N-acetyltransferase: MLTVHQITDLRDLDVAFTIREKVFVGEQNVPAEAEYDAHDRAATTRHYLAQVDGQPAGAARWRPTSTGVKLERFAVLPAFRNQGVGEALVQQVLADVQAQAPDAAQVYLHAQLRAIPLYERMGFRKVGEMFEECDIQHYEMVRG, encoded by the coding sequence ATGCTTACCGTTCATCAAATCACCGACCTGCGCGACCTCGACGTGGCCTTTACCATCCGCGAAAAAGTATTCGTGGGAGAGCAAAACGTGCCCGCCGAGGCTGAGTACGATGCTCACGACCGCGCTGCTACCACCCGTCACTATCTGGCCCAGGTAGATGGCCAGCCCGCCGGCGCTGCCCGCTGGCGGCCCACCTCAACCGGCGTGAAGCTGGAGCGCTTCGCCGTGCTGCCCGCCTTTCGCAACCAGGGCGTGGGCGAGGCCTTGGTGCAGCAGGTGCTTGCTGATGTGCAAGCCCAGGCCCCCGACGCGGCCCAGGTGTACCTGCACGCCCAACTGCGCGCCATTCCGCTTTACGAGCGCATGGGGTTTCGGAAGGTGGGGGAGATGTTTGAAGAGTGCGACATCCAGCACTATGAGATGGTGCGGGGGTAG
- a CDS encoding ComEC/Rec2 family competence protein has protein sequence MLAWSSAPLLRVALAFIAGVAGYLYLGQEWAESAAPWAAGLVLAYVIGWFIGQRGSSPAATDAVGILGLLAVAAVGFARGQAATKSRRPDHIGPLASRIEFYRATVDEAPVVRAKTFATTLRVQAVRVAGRWRAASGGIRVSLPRHETTDSVPAPRYGEVWLVQGRPELSKGPANLGEFDYRRYLQTHQVYHSQFVHQDQYKVLGYSPLSLPMAISQRAAAVLDGVLRRYVPSLREYALGTALVLGFRDDIDQETKQAYANTGTTHIMAVSGLQVGLLFAALRWLLARLPLGGGVGRRRLLTAGLGLALIWSYAFLTGLSASVLRATVMFTFVIIGQAWERQSSLINTLSAAAFCLLIWNPYLLCDVGFQLSFLAVLSIVYLQPRISRWLDPRNAVLDRLRGWQPPLVQRGYRALAAFADTAWQLTALSLAAQVATFPLGLYYFHQFPLNFLLSNLIAVPISSLAVYVGVGLLLAKGLVALPALALPPAAGAVLDWLPRGIGWVFEKLIWLFNEYIFLIGRVLPGAVVGGVHLSQVQTLLVFLIIGAGCVFLASRRLAWAGWCVALLALYGGSRVAEARAGDPRREFVVYSIPRRSVVGFWQGAAPEFVTADSLPLSETERTYRLKPSLILRRARQPRYRVGWREATVPARLVAAPDSAERTRRYPPAPVVLAQWRGLRVAFVSGSLRRLAAGPTPPLAADVVILRRNPHLYPDALAAHFGCRARVVFDSSCKRWYVARQDSALRAAGFRTWDVNEQGAFTYALPAGR, from the coding sequence ATGCTCGCCTGGTCCTCCGCCCCCTTGCTGCGCGTGGCGCTGGCCTTCATCGCGGGCGTGGCGGGCTACCTGTACCTAGGCCAGGAATGGGCGGAGAGCGCCGCGCCCTGGGCGGCCGGGCTGGTGCTGGCTTACGTAATAGGTTGGTTTATCGGCCAGCGCGGCAGCAGCCCGGCGGCTACCGATGCGGTAGGCATCCTGGGTCTGCTGGCGGTGGCGGCAGTCGGTTTCGCCCGCGGTCAGGCCGCCACCAAAAGCCGCCGGCCCGACCACATCGGGCCTTTAGCTTCGCGCATTGAGTTTTACCGCGCCACCGTGGACGAGGCCCCCGTGGTGCGGGCCAAAACCTTCGCCACGACCCTGCGGGTGCAGGCCGTGCGGGTGGCCGGGCGCTGGCGTGCCGCCAGCGGCGGCATCCGCGTGAGCCTACCCCGCCACGAAACTACCGACTCGGTACCGGCCCCCCGTTATGGCGAAGTCTGGCTGGTGCAGGGCCGCCCCGAACTCAGCAAAGGCCCCGCCAACCTGGGCGAATTCGACTACCGGCGCTACTTGCAGACGCACCAGGTTTACCACTCGCAGTTCGTACACCAGGACCAATATAAAGTGCTGGGCTACTCACCTTTGAGCTTGCCAATGGCTATCAGCCAGCGGGCAGCGGCGGTGCTCGACGGCGTGCTACGGCGCTACGTGCCCAGCCTGCGCGAGTACGCGCTGGGCACGGCGCTGGTGCTGGGCTTCCGGGATGATATTGACCAGGAAACCAAGCAGGCTTATGCCAACACCGGCACCACGCACATCATGGCCGTGAGCGGCTTGCAGGTGGGGCTGCTGTTTGCGGCGCTGCGGTGGCTACTGGCGCGGCTGCCGCTGGGCGGGGGGGTAGGGCGGCGGCGCTTGCTCACGGCCGGGCTGGGGCTGGCCCTCATCTGGAGCTACGCTTTTTTGACGGGCCTCTCGGCCTCGGTGCTGCGGGCCACGGTCATGTTCACGTTCGTGATAATCGGCCAGGCCTGGGAGCGGCAAAGCAGCCTCATCAACACGCTGAGCGCGGCGGCTTTCTGCCTACTAATTTGGAATCCCTACCTGCTCTGCGACGTGGGCTTTCAGCTTTCCTTCCTGGCCGTGCTGAGTATCGTGTACCTGCAGCCGCGCATCAGCCGCTGGCTCGACCCGCGCAATGCCGTGCTCGACCGCCTGCGCGGCTGGCAGCCGCCGCTGGTGCAGCGCGGCTACCGCGCCCTGGCCGCGTTCGCCGATACGGCCTGGCAGCTCACGGCCCTCTCGCTGGCCGCGCAGGTGGCCACGTTTCCGCTGGGGCTTTATTATTTTCATCAATTTCCGCTCAACTTCCTGCTGTCCAACCTCATCGCGGTGCCCATTTCGAGCCTGGCCGTGTACGTGGGGGTAGGGCTGTTGCTGGCGAAAGGGCTGGTGGCGCTGCCGGCGTTGGCCCTACCCCCCGCCGCTGGCGCGGTGCTCGACTGGCTACCCCGCGGCATCGGCTGGGTGTTTGAAAAGCTGATTTGGCTCTTCAATGAATATATTTTTCTGATTGGCCGCGTGCTGCCGGGCGCGGTGGTGGGCGGCGTGCATCTCAGCCAGGTCCAGACGCTGCTCGTCTTCCTGATTATTGGCGCGGGGTGCGTGTTTCTGGCGTCGCGGCGGCTGGCCTGGGCAGGCTGGTGCGTGGCGCTGCTGGCCCTCTACGGCGGCAGCCGGGTGGCCGAAGCGCGGGCCGGGGACCCGCGCCGCGAGTTTGTGGTGTACAGCATTCCGCGCCGCTCGGTGGTGGGTTTCTGGCAAGGGGCCGCGCCCGAATTCGTCACCGCCGATTCCCTACCCCTCTCCGAGACCGAGCGCACCTATCGCCTCAAGCCCAGCCTGATACTGCGGCGCGCCCGCCAGCCGCGCTACCGCGTGGGCTGGCGCGAAGCCACCGTGCCTGCCCGCCTCGTGGCCGCCCCCGATAGCGCCGAGCGCACCCGTCGCTACCCACCCGCGCCGGTGGTGCTGGCCCAGTGGCGCGGCCTACGCGTGGCCTTCGTGAGCGGTAGCCTGCGCCGGCTGGCCGCCGGCCCTACCCCCCCGCTAGCGGCCGATGTGGTAATACTGCGCCGCAACCCGCACCTCTATCCCGACGCGCTGGCCGCGCACTTCGGCTGCCGGGCGCGGGTCGTATTTGATTCTTCTTGTAAGCGCTGGTACGTGGCCCGCCAGGATTCGGCCCTGCGCGCTGCCGGCTTCCGCACCTGGGACGTGAACGAGCAGGGCGCGTTCACGTACGCGCTGCCGGCCGGGAGGTGA
- a CDS encoding iron-sulfur cluster co-chaperone HscB C-terminal domain-containing protein yields MNYFAFYDLPEGFLFDGAALKTKYYQLSRELHPDFHAQDTPAAQAEALRLSTLNTDAYRTLADPDARMAYLLNQHGMLEEGSAQNQLPPDFLMEVMDLNEQLMELEMETNADATATLSTEVTALADTLDAGIQPVLAGYPALPPDHRPAALAQVRTYYLKKRYLLRLRQQLATFAARS; encoded by the coding sequence ATGAACTACTTCGCTTTCTACGACCTACCTGAGGGCTTTTTATTCGACGGGGCTGCCCTCAAAACCAAATATTATCAGCTTAGCCGCGAGCTACACCCCGATTTTCACGCCCAAGACACCCCCGCCGCGCAGGCCGAGGCTCTGCGCCTGAGCACCCTCAACACCGACGCCTACCGCACCCTGGCTGACCCCGATGCCCGCATGGCCTACCTGCTGAACCAACACGGAATGCTGGAAGAAGGCAGCGCCCAGAACCAGTTGCCACCTGATTTTCTGATGGAAGTCATGGACCTTAACGAGCAGTTGATGGAGTTGGAAATGGAGACCAACGCCGACGCCACGGCTACCCTTAGCACCGAAGTAACTGCCCTCGCCGACACCCTGGATGCGGGCATTCAGCCAGTATTGGCTGGCTACCCCGCCCTACCCCCCGACCACCGCCCGGCAGCACTGGCCCAGGTGCGGACTTATTATCTGAAAAAGCGCTACCTCTTGCGGCTTCGCCAGCAATTGGCTACCTTTGCGGCCCGCTCGTGA
- a CDS encoding PhoH family protein: protein MVEKVITLENVSLVDFLGADNQNIRRIAAAFPGSKLVSRGNEIKIQGPAEVIARVNDILSSLLEHYHQYGLITDRDVNQYLSATSEEAEGRVLAASPDVILFGAKGGIIKAKTPNQQKLVDTVMKHDLTFTLGPAGTGKTYISVALAVRALKNKEVKKIIISRPVVEAGESLGFLPGDMKEKVDPYLRPIYDALEDMIPAEKLKFYQENKIIEIAPLAYMRGRTLNNAFVLLDEAQNTTPSQIKMFLTRMGPSAKVMVNGDRSQIDLPTRQKSGLMQALDILRDIPGIGYVEMTAEDIVRHRLVKDIVQAYDKFDVAEQRREAEFQRRRREGNDRPNGHDRPRAPEAEEMDELPVNHEQAL from the coding sequence TTGGTCGAAAAAGTCATCACCCTCGAAAATGTGTCCCTGGTCGATTTCCTGGGGGCCGATAACCAGAATATCCGCCGCATCGCGGCCGCTTTTCCCGGCTCCAAATTGGTGTCCAGGGGCAATGAAATCAAAATTCAGGGGCCGGCCGAGGTTATTGCGCGGGTCAATGACATCCTCAGCTCGTTGCTGGAGCACTACCACCAGTACGGCCTCATCACGGACCGCGACGTGAACCAGTACCTTTCCGCCACCTCCGAGGAGGCCGAGGGCCGGGTGCTGGCCGCCTCGCCCGATGTGATTTTATTCGGGGCCAAGGGCGGCATTATTAAGGCCAAAACGCCCAACCAGCAGAAGCTGGTGGACACGGTGATGAAGCACGACCTGACCTTTACGCTGGGCCCCGCCGGCACGGGCAAAACCTACATTTCGGTGGCGCTGGCCGTGCGCGCCCTTAAAAATAAGGAAGTTAAGAAAATTATTATCTCGCGCCCCGTGGTGGAGGCCGGCGAAAGCCTGGGCTTCCTGCCCGGCGATATGAAGGAGAAGGTAGACCCCTACCTGCGCCCGATTTACGATGCCCTGGAGGACATGATTCCGGCCGAAAAGCTGAAATTTTACCAGGAAAATAAGATTATCGAAATCGCCCCGCTGGCCTACATGCGCGGCCGAACGCTGAACAATGCCTTCGTGCTCTTGGACGAGGCCCAGAACACCACGCCCTCGCAGATTAAGATGTTTCTGACCCGCATGGGCCCCTCGGCGAAGGTGATGGTGAACGGCGACCGCAGCCAGATTGACCTGCCTACCCGCCAGAAGTCGGGCCTGATGCAGGCGCTGGATATTCTGCGCGATATCCCCGGCATTGGCTACGTGGAGATGACCGCCGAAGACATCGTGCGCCACCGCCTGGTCAAAGACATCGTGCAAGCCTACGACAAGTTCGACGTGGCCGAGCAGCGCCGCGAGGCCGAGTTCCAGCGCCGCCGCCGCGAGGGTAATGACCGCCCTAACGGCCACGACCGCCCCCGCGCCCCTGAAGCGGAGGAAATGGACGAGCTACCCGTCAACCACGAGCAAGCGCTGTGA
- a CDS encoding SAM hydrolase/SAM-dependent halogenase family protein, whose amino-acid sequence MGVLTLLTDFGYRDHYVAALRARLLHLAPTLPVLDLSHDVEPYNIAHAVHVLRAVFRDFPVGTTHLIGVSDYGASAAGAVAAPAWHAAEFEGHYFVAADNGLLPLLCDGVPAQLVRLAAPALPPPVSGPSLPAALNPTRDILAPAAVGLALGQPLASLGPATTELYLLTNRQLRLQDNRITGHVAHVDHYGNLITNITREAVEAVGRGRAATVHFGREVVRELRPHFAAAPPGEIVCTFNPQGSLCVAINQGHASELLGLYFDSQVDVRFVG is encoded by the coding sequence ATGGGGGTACTGACGCTGCTTACGGATTTTGGCTACCGCGACCACTACGTGGCCGCGCTGCGGGCCCGTTTGCTGCACCTGGCCCCTACCCTACCGGTGCTGGACCTCAGCCACGACGTAGAGCCCTATAACATCGCCCACGCCGTGCACGTTCTCCGGGCCGTGTTTCGGGATTTTCCGGTGGGCACTACTCACCTCATTGGGGTGAGCGACTATGGGGCGAGCGCCGCCGGGGCAGTAGCCGCGCCCGCCTGGCACGCGGCCGAGTTTGAGGGCCACTACTTCGTGGCCGCCGACAACGGCCTGCTACCCCTGCTCTGCGACGGCGTGCCCGCCCAGCTGGTGCGGCTCGCGGCCCCAGCCCTACCCCCCCCGGTTTCCGGCCCGTCGCTACCCGCCGCCCTCAACCCCACGCGCGATATTCTGGCCCCGGCGGCGGTGGGATTGGCCCTGGGTCAGCCCCTGGCCAGCCTGGGCCCCGCCACTACGGAACTGTACCTGCTCACCAATCGGCAATTGCGCCTGCAAGACAACCGCATTACGGGCCACGTGGCGCACGTAGACCACTACGGCAACCTCATTACCAATATCACGCGCGAGGCGGTGGAGGCGGTGGGCCGGGGCCGGGCGGCCACCGTGCACTTTGGCCGCGAGGTAGTGCGCGAGCTGCGGCCCCACTTCGCGGCCGCCCCACCCGGCGAAATCGTGTGCACTTTTAACCCCCAGGGCAGCTTGTGCGTGGCCATCAACCAGGGTCACGCCAGCGAATTATTAGGTCTGTATTTTGACTCGCAAGTGGATGTGCGGTTTGTGGGGTAG
- a CDS encoding DUF3817 domain-containing protein, translating to MLKFLVTPLARLRAISILEGASLLLLLGVAMPLKYLAHEPAAVRVVGLIHGVLFVAYVLLLIQNTIERRWSAGKLGLGLVLSVLPFGAFYAERRLFQPGDGAGM from the coding sequence ATGCTTAAGTTCTTGGTAACGCCCCTGGCCCGGCTGCGGGCCATTAGTATTCTGGAAGGCGCGTCGCTACTGCTGTTACTGGGCGTGGCCATGCCGCTCAAGTATCTGGCGCACGAGCCGGCGGCGGTGCGCGTGGTTGGGCTTATCCACGGGGTGCTTTTTGTGGCCTACGTGCTACTGCTCATCCAAAACACCATCGAGCGGCGCTGGTCGGCGGGCAAGCTCGGGCTGGGCCTAGTGCTGTCGGTGCTGCCGTTCGGGGCGTTTTACGCCGAGCGGCGGCTGTTTCAGCCCGGCGATGGGGCTGGGATGTAG
- a CDS encoding enoyl-CoA hydratase/isomerase family protein: MTDLSPELDTLRFLQYEVQDRLAYITLNRPSKRNALSANVVTELKRAFEQAEADDKVKVIILRATGEVFCAGADLKYLQELQDNTYQENLADSTHLMQLFHQIYTLKKLVIGQVQGHALAGGCGLAALCDITFAVPEAKFGYTEVKIGFLPAVVSVFLLRRIGEARTKQLLLSGDTITAQQALDYGLITFIAEADQLADTVRTYALRLARENSGHSIEITKEILARLPELALEDGLRYAAERNAAARASADCRRGIAAFLNKEKLDW, from the coding sequence ATGACTGATTTATCTCCCGAACTCGATACGCTGCGCTTTCTGCAATACGAAGTGCAAGACCGCTTGGCCTATATCACCCTGAACCGCCCCTCTAAGCGCAATGCGCTTAGCGCCAATGTAGTGACCGAGCTGAAGCGGGCTTTTGAGCAGGCTGAGGCCGACGATAAAGTGAAGGTTATCATCCTGCGCGCCACCGGCGAAGTGTTCTGCGCCGGTGCCGACCTCAAATACCTGCAAGAGCTGCAAGACAATACGTACCAGGAAAACCTGGCCGACAGTACGCACCTCATGCAGTTGTTTCACCAGATTTATACCCTCAAGAAGCTGGTTATCGGGCAGGTGCAGGGCCACGCGCTGGCTGGCGGCTGCGGCCTGGCGGCGCTCTGCGACATCACTTTTGCCGTACCCGAGGCTAAGTTTGGCTACACCGAAGTCAAAATAGGCTTCCTGCCCGCCGTGGTGAGTGTGTTTCTGCTGCGCCGCATTGGGGAGGCCCGCACCAAGCAGCTGCTGCTGAGCGGCGATACCATTACGGCCCAGCAAGCCCTTGATTATGGGTTGATTACGTTCATCGCCGAGGCGGACCAGCTCGCCGATACCGTGCGCACTTACGCCCTGCGCCTGGCTCGCGAAAACTCGGGCCACAGCATCGAAATCACCAAGGAAATTCTGGCCCGCCTGCCCGAGCTGGCTCTCGAAGACGGCCTGCGCTACGCCGCCGAGCGCAACGCCGCCGCCCGCGCCTCCGCCGACTGCCGCCGCGGCATCGCGGCATTTTTGAACAAAGAAAAGCTGGATTGGTAA
- a CDS encoding RNA polymerase sigma factor, whose translation MTSLEFTSQVQKISSSLRPVAMNLTRDADDAKDLVQETLLKALLNKDKFKAGTNLKAWLYTIMRNTFINNYNKITKRSSNIDSTEYFQYFNTDENYITHNGATTDFVVRDINEAIASLGTDYRTPFMMYYIGYKYLEIAEKLQIPIGTVKNRIHIARKDLKAALKVYAPAGADRPGTEIEVLED comes from the coding sequence ATGACTTCTCTGGAATTCACCTCCCAAGTGCAGAAAATATCTTCCTCGCTCCGCCCGGTGGCCATGAACCTCACCCGCGATGCGGATGACGCGAAGGACCTGGTGCAGGAAACGCTGCTGAAGGCGCTGCTCAACAAGGACAAGTTTAAAGCGGGTACTAACTTGAAGGCATGGTTGTACACCATCATGCGCAACACCTTCATTAACAACTACAACAAGATTACCAAGCGTAGCTCTAATATCGATTCAACGGAGTATTTTCAGTACTTTAATACCGATGAGAACTACATTACGCACAACGGCGCTACTACCGATTTTGTAGTGCGCGACATCAACGAGGCCATTGCTAGCCTGGGCACCGACTACCGCACGCCCTTCATGATGTACTATATCGGCTATAAGTATCTGGAAATCGCCGAGAAACTGCAAATTCCGATTGGCACCGTAAAAAACCGCATTCACATTGCTCGTAAGGACCTCAAGGCGGCCCTGAAAGTTTACGCGCCCGCTGGGGCCGACCGCCCTGGTACCGAGATAGAAGTGCTTGAAGATTAG
- a CDS encoding MerR family transcriptional regulator produces MAQYSISDLEQLSRVKAHTIRIWEQRYNLLSPSRTATNIRTYGEADLRRLLNVATLCARGQRISQVVRMSEDERQTAALALCHEVEPADGPRLNALLTAALDLDEPALHRHFDEAIGELGTEDTLLRLGYPLLQRLGVGWKAGSLSVAQERLVTQLLRQELLASADALPLIPLSQANATRWLLFLPEGEWHELALLFMNYALRARGRQVLYLGPNLPLADVVAAAAAFRPTVLATVFTTAPARGQVQHLAAELRARCPEASVILFGPLAVQAAGLPEGCQPLACLHEFRDLIPFVNQRVEAHVTEK; encoded by the coding sequence GTGGCCCAGTACTCTATCAGCGATTTGGAGCAGCTTTCGAGGGTGAAAGCGCATACCATTCGCATTTGGGAGCAGCGCTACAACCTGCTGAGCCCCAGCCGCACCGCTACCAACATCCGCACTTACGGCGAGGCTGACCTGCGCCGCCTGCTCAACGTGGCGACGCTCTGCGCGCGTGGCCAGCGCATCTCGCAGGTAGTACGCATGAGCGAGGACGAGCGCCAGACCGCCGCCCTGGCCCTTTGCCACGAGGTAGAGCCTGCCGATGGCCCGCGCCTCAACGCGTTGCTCACCGCCGCCCTCGACCTCGACGAGCCGGCTCTGCACCGGCACTTCGACGAGGCCATTGGTGAGCTGGGCACCGAAGATACCCTGCTACGCCTGGGCTACCCCCTGCTTCAACGCCTGGGCGTCGGCTGGAAGGCGGGCTCGCTGAGCGTGGCCCAGGAACGCCTCGTGACTCAGCTGCTACGCCAGGAGTTGCTGGCCTCGGCCGATGCCCTACCCCTTATTCCCCTCAGCCAGGCCAACGCGACGCGCTGGCTACTGTTTTTGCCCGAGGGTGAGTGGCACGAGCTGGCACTGCTCTTTATGAATTATGCCCTGCGCGCCCGTGGCCGGCAGGTGCTCTACCTGGGCCCCAACCTACCGCTGGCCGATGTGGTAGCCGCCGCCGCCGCTTTCCGGCCTACGGTGCTGGCCACGGTATTTACTACCGCACCGGCCCGCGGGCAGGTGCAGCACCTCGCCGCCGAGTTGCGCGCCCGGTGCCCCGAGGCTTCCGTTATCCTGTTTGGGCCGCTGGCCGTGCAGGCGGCTGGCCTGCCCGAGGGCTGCCAGCCGCTGGCCTGCCTGCACGAGTTCCGGGATTTAATTCCGTTTGTAAATCAGCGGGTTGAAGCTCACGTAACAGAAAAATAA
- a CDS encoding phytoene desaturase family protein, with protein MAASHPTPSAVVIGAGFAGLSAATTLAQAGWHVTLLEKNSGPGGRARVFEAQGFTFDMGPSWYWMPGVFEQYFGKFGKKVADYYELLRLDPSYQVIFEGDDAVDIPASMAELRQLFESLEPGSAVRLDEFLAQAKYKYEVGINKFVHLPSRSVLEFVDWEIISGAVRLDLLQSMAKHARKFFKNPKLLKLIEFPVLFLGATPENTPALYSLMNYADLVLGTWYPKGGMHQIVRGMVALAQEQGVGLHYDQEVREIVVENGRATGVRTATGFWPADAVVAGADYHHMEQQVLAPEYRHYSPAYWDSRTMAPSSLLFYLGVDRKLDRLRHHNLFFDEDFSQHAHEIYEAPQWPSRPLFYASVPSKTDPTVAPEGQENLFLLVPVAPDLDDPEATREKYYNLLMDRLEKHCGHAIREHVIYKRSYAHRDFIADYHSFKGNAYGLANTLKQTAILKPTLKSKKVGNLYFTGQLTVPGPGVPPSLISGQVVAGEVLKEVKK; from the coding sequence TTGGCTGCTTCCCACCCTACCCCCTCCGCCGTTGTAATTGGTGCCGGCTTCGCGGGCCTTTCGGCCGCTACTACGCTGGCCCAGGCTGGCTGGCACGTAACGCTGCTGGAAAAGAATAGCGGACCCGGCGGCCGGGCGCGGGTGTTTGAGGCTCAGGGTTTTACCTTCGACATGGGCCCGAGCTGGTACTGGATGCCGGGCGTGTTTGAGCAGTACTTCGGGAAGTTTGGGAAAAAGGTGGCCGACTACTACGAGTTGTTGCGCCTCGACCCTTCGTACCAGGTTATTTTTGAAGGCGACGACGCGGTAGATATCCCGGCCAGCATGGCCGAGTTGCGGCAACTGTTTGAGAGCTTGGAGCCCGGCAGCGCAGTTCGACTTGATGAATTTCTGGCCCAGGCCAAGTATAAGTACGAGGTCGGCATCAACAAATTTGTGCACCTGCCCAGCCGCTCGGTGCTGGAGTTCGTGGATTGGGAAATTATCAGCGGGGCCGTGCGCCTCGACCTGCTGCAAAGCATGGCCAAGCACGCCCGTAAATTTTTTAAAAATCCCAAGCTGCTGAAGCTCATCGAGTTTCCGGTGCTTTTTCTGGGGGCTACCCCCGAGAATACGCCCGCCCTCTACTCGCTCATGAATTACGCCGACCTGGTCCTCGGCACCTGGTACCCCAAGGGCGGCATGCACCAGATAGTGCGCGGCATGGTGGCGCTGGCCCAAGAGCAGGGGGTAGGGCTGCACTACGACCAGGAAGTGCGCGAAATTGTGGTCGAGAACGGCCGTGCCACCGGCGTGCGCACCGCTACCGGCTTCTGGCCCGCCGATGCCGTGGTGGCCGGGGCCGACTACCACCACATGGAGCAGCAAGTGCTGGCGCCCGAGTACCGGCACTACTCGCCCGCTTACTGGGACTCGCGTACGATGGCCCCGTCGTCGCTGCTCTTCTACCTAGGCGTAGACCGCAAGCTGGACCGGCTGCGGCACCACAACCTGTTTTTTGACGAGGATTTCAGCCAGCACGCCCACGAGATTTACGAAGCGCCGCAGTGGCCCAGCCGGCCGCTGTTCTACGCCTCGGTGCCCAGCAAAACTGACCCCACGGTAGCTCCCGAAGGCCAGGAAAACTTGTTTCTGCTCGTGCCTGTGGCCCCCGACCTCGATGACCCCGAGGCTACCCGCGAAAAGTATTACAACCTGCTGATGGACCGGCTCGAAAAGCACTGCGGCCACGCTATTCGTGAGCACGTTATTTATAAACGTAGCTACGCTCACCGCGATTTTATAGCCGACTACCATTCCTTCAAAGGCAACGCCTATGGGCTGGCTAATACGCTGAAGCAAACGGCCATTCTTAAGCCCACGCTGAAAAGCAAAAAGGTTGGTAACTTGTATTTTACGGGCCAGCTTACCGTGCCGGGGCCGGGCGTGCCGCCCTCGCTCATCTCGGGTCAGGTGGTGGCCGGGGAAGTGCTCAAGGAAGTTAAAAAGTAA
- a CDS encoding sterol desaturase family protein produces MHPVLALAVTLATFAFMEFWAWFMHKYVQHGALWILHRSHHVRPSPRPFEHNDWFFVIYGAISAVLFSTGNGGQRWWFWVGVGIAAYGTVYFFVHDGLIHGRLPFWKKTDNVYLRALNMAHKMHHKTQGRDHSEEFGLLWVSPKYLRLARQQAAKKGNLT; encoded by the coding sequence ATGCATCCTGTCCTCGCCCTTGCCGTTACGCTCGCTACTTTCGCCTTCATGGAGTTCTGGGCGTGGTTTATGCATAAATACGTGCAGCACGGGGCGCTGTGGATACTGCACCGTTCGCACCACGTGCGGCCCAGCCCGCGCCCGTTTGAGCACAACGACTGGTTTTTTGTGATTTATGGAGCCATCTCGGCCGTGTTGTTCAGTACCGGCAACGGCGGGCAGCGTTGGTGGTTTTGGGTAGGGGTAGGGATTGCAGCCTACGGCACGGTCTATTTTTTTGTGCACGATGGCCTCATTCACGGCCGCCTACCCTTCTGGAAAAAGACGGACAACGTGTATCTGCGCGCCCTCAACATGGCCCACAAGATGCACCATAAAACTCAGGGCCGCGACCATTCCGAAGAGTTTGGCTTGCTATGGGTGTCGCCCAAATACCTGCGCCTGGCCCGCCAGCAGGCCGCTAAAAAGGGCAATTTAACCTGA